In Esox lucius isolate fEsoLuc1 chromosome 6, fEsoLuc1.pri, whole genome shotgun sequence, the following proteins share a genomic window:
- the si:ch211-223a10.1 gene encoding putative ZDHHC-type palmitoyltransferase 6 isoform X2, whose translation MLSNGADPNLTCDAGMTAFHFACRHGNVYVMHQMLQHGADLRIVDHQGKTSLHHAVSGGSILAMQYLWETGMFRWCDGDMYNVTPLHLAADTGNTEVVRFLLRNKRCMVETVDEDGLTAVHVAAERGCVEVCWTLLQRSGFRILHLKTYSGHTPLDLCRQGKTFRHQQLSKLLIRYMREPPFSKPEESQLLYCWTLFFPLLIGGAILIIATLLGGYGGITCVVLFPWLARSIFSQFHRMTTYQRLPNPVYLGTLIAGLFHSLVCFYCRILPPSLWGDGVLGHVSLVQFSVVLILFWRVLTQDPGELGPGDADPRYSNISDLLENNQNPLRFCIYCELFQPEHTKHCKLCDVCVRDYDHHCLFLNRCVGRGNHRLFIIFILSMAAAHLLFIATASYHVYVVVMSLDDQSLVRAVAAQFWVVALTIMNILTILWEVGLLIEQFDAIALGTTTYFKLSCETRQRSLGHRWKTFLTFLLEGRRRLDNGHAEDKSSIDI comes from the exons ATGCTAAGCAATGGAGCTGACCCTAACTTGACCTGTGATGCTGGAATGACGGCCTTCCACTTTGCCTGCAG GCACGGTAATGTATACGTGATGCACCAGATGTTGCAACATGGAGCAGACCTACGCATTGTTGACCATCAGGGAAAGACATCCCTACACCACGCAGTTTCTGGAGGAAGCat TTTGGCGATGCAGTATCTGTGGGAGACAGGTATGTTCCGTTGGTGTGACGGAGACATGTACAATGTTACGCCTCTACATCTGGCTGCTGACACTGGCAACACCGAGGTGGTACGCTTCCTGCTCCGCAACAAG AGGTGTATGGTAGAGACTGTGGATGAAGATGGGTTGACAGCAGTTCATGTGGCAGCAGAACGCGGCTGTGTAGAGGTGTGCTGGACGCTGCTCCAGAGATCAGGCTTCAGGATTCTGCATTTGAAGACCTACAGTGGACACACGCCTTTGGACCTTTGCAGACAGGGAAAGACGTTCAG ACACCAGCAGCTGAGCAAACTACTAATCCGCTACATGAGGGAGCCTCCCTTTAGCAAACCTGAGGAGTCCCAAC ttCTATACTGCTGGACACTGTTCTTCCCGTTACTGATTGGAGGAGCCATACTGATTATTGCTACTCTCCTGGGGGGTTACGGGGGGATTACGTGTGTCGTGCTCTTCCCCTGGCTGGCTAGAAGTATCTTCTCCCAGTTCCACCGCATGACCACTTACCAGag GTTACCAAACCCTGTTTACCTGGGGACTCTGATAGCTGGGCTGTTCCACTCTCTGGTCTGCTTCTATTGCCGAATACTGCCACCTA GCCTGTGGggggatggtgttctgggtCATGTGTCGCTGGTTCAGTTCTCTGTGGTTCTAATCCTGTTCTGGAGGGTTTTAACCCAGGATCCTGGGGAGCTGGGACCAGGAGACGCAGATCCTCGCTACTCTAACATATCCGACCTGCTAGAGAATAACCAAAATCCTCTGAGGTTCTGCATCTACTGTGAG TTATTTCAGCCAGAACATACAAAACACTGTAAATTGTGTGATGTTTGTGTGAGGGACTACGACCACCACTGCCTGTTCCTGAATCGCTGTGTCGGAAGGGGGAACCACCGCCTTTTCATCATCTTTATCCTCTCCATGGCCGCAGCGCACCTCCTCTTCATCGCTACGGCGTCTTACCATGTGTATGTGGTGGTGATGTCCCTAGATGACCAGTCATTGGTTAGGGCTGTGGCTGCCCAGTTCTGGGTGGTCGCTTTGACTATAATGAACATTCTGACAATTCTCTGGGAGGTGGGGCTGCTGATTGAACAGTTTGATGCCATCGCCCTGGGTACGACGACATACTTCAAACTCTCCTGCGAGACGCGGCAACGTTCGCTAGGACACCGCTGGAAGACATTTCTTACCTTTCTGTTGGAGGGGAGGAGACGGTTGGATAATGGACATGCCGAGGACAAGAGCTCCATAGACATTTAA
- the si:ch211-223a10.1 gene encoding probable protein S-acyltransferase 23 isoform X1 encodes MHPMTSADGDIFDCIQRGNIDQCAHIIQHDRSVLKEKGWGGFTPLHFAALHGNRSLVNLMLSNGADPNLTCDAGMTAFHFACRHGNVYVMHQMLQHGADLRIVDHQGKTSLHHAVSGGSILAMQYLWETGMFRWCDGDMYNVTPLHLAADTGNTEVVRFLLRNKRCMVETVDEDGLTAVHVAAERGCVEVCWTLLQRSGFRILHLKTYSGHTPLDLCRQGKTFRHQQLSKLLIRYMREPPFSKPEESQLLYCWTLFFPLLIGGAILIIATLLGGYGGITCVVLFPWLARSIFSQFHRMTTYQRLPNPVYLGTLIAGLFHSLVCFYCRILPPSLWGDGVLGHVSLVQFSVVLILFWRVLTQDPGELGPGDADPRYSNISDLLENNQNPLRFCIYCELFQPEHTKHCKLCDVCVRDYDHHCLFLNRCVGRGNHRLFIIFILSMAAAHLLFIATASYHVYVVVMSLDDQSLVRAVAAQFWVVALTIMNILTILWEVGLLIEQFDAIALGTTTYFKLSCETRQRSLGHRWKTFLTFLLEGRRRLDNGHAEDKSSIDI; translated from the exons ATGCATCCCATGACTAGTGCCGACGGGGACATATTTGACTGTATCCAGCGAGGGAACATAGATCAATGTGCACATATCATTCAACATGATCGATCTGTACTCAAAGAAAAAG GCTGGGGTGGTTTCACCCCTCTCCACTTTGCGGCCCTCCATGGTAATCGTTCCTTGGTTAACCTGATGCTAAGCAATGGAGCTGACCCTAACTTGACCTGTGATGCTGGAATGACGGCCTTCCACTTTGCCTGCAG GCACGGTAATGTATACGTGATGCACCAGATGTTGCAACATGGAGCAGACCTACGCATTGTTGACCATCAGGGAAAGACATCCCTACACCACGCAGTTTCTGGAGGAAGCat TTTGGCGATGCAGTATCTGTGGGAGACAGGTATGTTCCGTTGGTGTGACGGAGACATGTACAATGTTACGCCTCTACATCTGGCTGCTGACACTGGCAACACCGAGGTGGTACGCTTCCTGCTCCGCAACAAG AGGTGTATGGTAGAGACTGTGGATGAAGATGGGTTGACAGCAGTTCATGTGGCAGCAGAACGCGGCTGTGTAGAGGTGTGCTGGACGCTGCTCCAGAGATCAGGCTTCAGGATTCTGCATTTGAAGACCTACAGTGGACACACGCCTTTGGACCTTTGCAGACAGGGAAAGACGTTCAG ACACCAGCAGCTGAGCAAACTACTAATCCGCTACATGAGGGAGCCTCCCTTTAGCAAACCTGAGGAGTCCCAAC ttCTATACTGCTGGACACTGTTCTTCCCGTTACTGATTGGAGGAGCCATACTGATTATTGCTACTCTCCTGGGGGGTTACGGGGGGATTACGTGTGTCGTGCTCTTCCCCTGGCTGGCTAGAAGTATCTTCTCCCAGTTCCACCGCATGACCACTTACCAGag GTTACCAAACCCTGTTTACCTGGGGACTCTGATAGCTGGGCTGTTCCACTCTCTGGTCTGCTTCTATTGCCGAATACTGCCACCTA GCCTGTGGggggatggtgttctgggtCATGTGTCGCTGGTTCAGTTCTCTGTGGTTCTAATCCTGTTCTGGAGGGTTTTAACCCAGGATCCTGGGGAGCTGGGACCAGGAGACGCAGATCCTCGCTACTCTAACATATCCGACCTGCTAGAGAATAACCAAAATCCTCTGAGGTTCTGCATCTACTGTGAG TTATTTCAGCCAGAACATACAAAACACTGTAAATTGTGTGATGTTTGTGTGAGGGACTACGACCACCACTGCCTGTTCCTGAATCGCTGTGTCGGAAGGGGGAACCACCGCCTTTTCATCATCTTTATCCTCTCCATGGCCGCAGCGCACCTCCTCTTCATCGCTACGGCGTCTTACCATGTGTATGTGGTGGTGATGTCCCTAGATGACCAGTCATTGGTTAGGGCTGTGGCTGCCCAGTTCTGGGTGGTCGCTTTGACTATAATGAACATTCTGACAATTCTCTGGGAGGTGGGGCTGCTGATTGAACAGTTTGATGCCATCGCCCTGGGTACGACGACATACTTCAAACTCTCCTGCGAGACGCGGCAACGTTCGCTAGGACACCGCTGGAAGACATTTCTTACCTTTCTGTTGGAGGGGAGGAGACGGTTGGATAATGGACATGCCGAGGACAAGAGCTCCATAGACATTTAA